The following proteins are co-located in the Schistocerca nitens isolate TAMUIC-IGC-003100 chromosome 2, iqSchNite1.1, whole genome shotgun sequence genome:
- the LOC126237253 gene encoding glutathione S-transferase-like, with the protein MAPKYKLTYFPIMALGEPIRFLLSYGKAEFEDERCENEKWPSVKESMPFGQVPVLEIDGKRTWQSLAICRYLGKQMGLAGANDWEDLQIDMAIDTVTDLRLKIANYSYETDETLKEKKKEPLFNETLPFLLPRLDNLVKENGGYLANGKLSWADLYFIAILDYLNFMVGFDLTKDYSNLAALKNKVHEIPAIKEWVDKRPKTDM; encoded by the exons ATGGCACCAAAATATAAATTAACCTACTTCCCTATAATGGCTCTGGGTGAGCCAATTCGTTTTCTTCTATCATATGGCAAAGCTGAATTTGAAGATGAAAGATGTGAGAACGAGAAATGGCCATCTGTGAAAGAAT CAATGCCCTTCGGGCAGGTTCCAGTTCTTGAAATTGATGGGAAGAGGACATGGCAGTCTCTCGCTATATGCCGATACTTAGGCAAGCAGATGGGCTTGGCTGGTGCTAATGATTGGGAAGATCTCCAGATTGATATGGCTATTGATACAGTAACAGACCTAAGACTGA AAATAGCAAATTATTCATATGAGACTGATGAAACTCTGAAGGAGAAGAAAAAAGAACCCCTCTTCAATGAAACTCTACCATTTTTATTGCCAAGACTTGATAATCTGGTGAAGGAAAATGGAGGTTATCTGGCAAATGGCAAG CTCTCATGGGCAGATCTGTATTTCATAGCTATATTGGACTACCTGAACTTTATGGTTGGATTTGATCTAACAAAAGATTATTCAAACCTTGCTGCACTCAAGAATAAAGTACATGAAATACCGGCTATTAAAGAGTGGGTTGACAAGAGACCAAAAACTGACATGTGA